A single Anopheles funestus chromosome 2RL, idAnoFuneDA-416_04, whole genome shotgun sequence DNA region contains:
- the LOC125762605 gene encoding myosin heavy chain, muscle isoform X3: protein MPKPPVQVGDDPDPTEFLFVSLEQKRIDQSKPYDSKKACWVPEEKEGYVLGEIKATKGELVTVALPGGETKDFKKDLVSQVNPPKYEKCEDMSNLTYLNDASVLHNLRQRYYAKLIYTYSGLFCVVINPYKRYPLYTNRCAKMYRGKRRNEVPPHLFAVSDGAYVNMLTNHENQSMLITGESGAGKTENTKKVIAYFATIGASGKKDENAEKKGSLEDQVVQTNPVLEAFGNAKTVRNDNSSRFGKFIRIHFTGSGKLAGADIETYLLEKARVISQQTLERSYHIFYQIMSGSVKGLKDMCFLSNDIYDYNSVSQGKITIPNVDDGEECLLTDEAFNVLGFTQEEKDNIYRITSAVMHMGRMQFKQKGREEQAEADGTEDGDKVAKLLGVATDDLYKNLLKPRIKVGNEFVTKGQNKDQVTNSVGALCKGIFDRLFKWLVKKCNETLDTKQKRAQFIGVLDIAGFEIFDFNGFEQLCINFTNEKLQQFFNHHMFVLEQEEYKKEGINWAFIDFGMDLLACIDLIEKPMGILSILEEESMFPKATDQTFAEKLMTNHLGKSAPFMKPRPPKPGIPAGHFAIGHYAGVVSYNITGWLEKNKDPLNDTVVDQFKKGSNALMVEIFADHPGQSADPAAAKGGRGKKGAGFATVSSSYKEQLNNLMTTLKSTQPHFVRCIIPNEMKTAGVVDAHLVMHQLTCNGVLEGIRICRKGFPNRMMYPDFKLRYMILNPKGVEAEKDLKKTAQVIMDAAGLDSELYRLGNTKVFFRAGVLGQMEEFRDERLSKIMSWMQAWCRGYLSRKEFKKMQEQRVSLEIVQRNLRKYLKLRTWAWWKLWQKVKPLLNVSRVEDQIAKLEEKAQKAQEAYEKEEKMRKELEALNSKLLAEKTALLDSLSGEKGALQEYQEKAAKLTAQKNDLENQLRDTQERLAQEEDARNQLFQTKKKLEQEIASQKKDAEDLELQIQKIEQDKASKDHQIRNLNDEIAHQDELINKLNKEKKMQGEVNQKTAEELQAAEDKVNHLNKVKAKLEQTLDELEDSLEREKKLRGDVEKAKRKVEGDLKLTQEAVADLERNKKELEQTVLRKDKEISALSAKLEDEQSLVGKLQKQIKELQARIEELEEEVEAERQARAKAEKQRADLARELEELGERLEEAGGATSAQIELNKKREAELAKLRRDLEEANIQHEGTLANLRKKHNDAVAEMAEQVDQLNKLKTKAEHDRANMYNELNNTRTACDQLSREKAAQEKIAKQLQHTLNEVQSKLDETNRTLNDFDASKKKLSIENSDLLRQLEDAESQVSQLSKIKISLTQQLEDTKRLADEEARERATLLGKFRNLEHDLDNLREQVEEEAEGKGDIQRQLSKANAEAQLWRSKYESEGVARAEELEEAKRKLQARLAEAEETIESLNQKCVALEKTKQRLATEVEDLQLEVDRASSIANAAEKKQKAFDKIIGEWKLKVDDLAAELDASQKECRNYSTELFRLKGAYEEGQEQLEAVRRENKNLADEVKDLLDQIGEGGRNIHEIEKSRKRLEAEKDELQAALEEAEAALEQEENKVLRAQLELSQVRQEIDRRIQEKEEEFENTRKNHQRALDSMQASLEAEAKGKAEALRMKKKLEADINELEIALDHANKANAEAQKNIKRYQQQLKDVQSALEEEQRARDDAREQLGISERRANALQNELEESRTLLEQADRGRRQAEQELSDAHEQLNEVSAQNASIAAAKRKLESELQTLHSDLDELLNEAKNSEEKAKKAMVDAARLADELRAEQDHAQTQEKLRKALEQQIKELQVRLDEAESNALKGGKKAIQKLEQRVRELESELDSEQRRHADAQKNLRKSERRIKELTFQSEEDRKNHERMQDLVDKLQQKIKTYKRQIEEAEEIAALNLAKFRKAQQELEEAEERADIAEQAATKFRTKGGRAGSVQRGASPAPQRQPSAMPVLAGLNLPTFDDHGF, encoded by the exons ATGCCGAAGCCACCAGTTCAGGTCGGAGATGATCCCGATCCAACTGAGttccttttcgtttcgcttgaGCAGAAGCGTATCGATCAGAGCAAGCCGTACGACTCCAAGAAGGCTTGCTGGGTTCCGGAAGAGAAGGAGGGCTATGTGTTGGGTGAAATCAAGGCCACCAAGGGTGAGCTGGTCACCGTCGCTCTGCCGGGTGGTGAG ACCAAGGACTTCAAGAAGGACTTGGTGTCCCAGGTCAACCCACCGAAATACGAGAAATGCGAGGATATGTCCAACTTGACATATCTTAACGATGCCTCTGTACTCCATAACTTGAGACAGAGATACTACGCTAAGCTTATCTAC ACCTACTCGGGCTTGTTCTGCGTTGTCATCAACCCGTACAAGCGTTACCCGCTGTATACCAACCGTTGCGCCAAGATGTACCGTGGCAAGCGCCGTAATGAAGTGCCGCCCCATCTGTTCGCCGTCTCTGACGGTGCCTACGTCAACATGTTGACCAACCACGAGAACCAGTCTATGTTGATTACCGGTGAATCTGGTGCCGGAAAGACTGAGAACACGAAGAAGGTCATTGCGTACTTCGCCACCATTGGCGCTTCGGGCAAGAAGGACGAGAACGCTGAGAAGAAGGGCTCCCTGGAAGATCAGGTCGTCCAGACTAACCCCGTACTTGAGGCCTTCGGTAACGCTAAGACCGTCCGTAACGATAACTCGTCTCGTTTC GGTAAGTTCATCCGTATCCACTTCACTGGAAGCGGTAAGCTGGCTGGTGCCGATATTGAGACTTACCTGCTGGAGAAGGCCCGTGTCATCTCGCAGCAGACTCTGGAGCGTTCGTACCATATCTTCTACCAGATCATGTCTGGTTCCGTCAAGGGATTGAAAG ATATGTGCTTCTTGTCGAACGACATCTACGATTACAACAGCGTTTCTCAGGGTAAAATCACCATTCCCAACGTCGATGACGGTGAGGAATGTCTGTTGACCGAT GAAGCCTTCAACGTTCTGGGTTTCACTCAGGAGGAGAAGGACAACATCTACCGCATCACTTCCGCTGTCATGCACATGGGTCGCATGCAGTTCAAGCAGAAGGGTCGCGAAGAGCAGGCTGAGGCTGATGGTACCGAGGATGGTGACAAGGTTGCCAAGCTGCTCGGTGTCGCCACTGACGATCTGTACAAGAATCTGCTGAAGCCCCGTATTAAGGTCGGTAACGAGTTCGTCACCAAGGGTCAGAACAAGGACCAGGTCACCAACTCGGTCGGTGCCCTTTGCAAGGGTATCTTCGATCGTCTCTTCAAGTGGCTCGTCAAGAAGTGTAACGAGACTCTGGACACCAAGCAGAAGCGTGCCCAGTTCATTGGTGTACTGGATATTGCAGGTTTCGAAATCTTCGAC TTCAACGGTTTCGAGCAGCTGTGTATTAACTTCACCAATGAGAAGCTGCAGCAGTTCTTCAACCACCACATGTTCGTCCTGGAGCAGGAAGAATACAAGAAAGAAGGTATCAACTGGGCCTTCATCGATTTCGGTATGGACTTGCTGGCCTGTATTGATCTGATTGAAAAG CCCATGGGTATCCTGTCGATTCTTGAGGAAGAGTCTATGTTCCCGAAGGCCACTGATCAGACCTTTGCTGAGAAGCTGATGACCAACCATCTCGGCAAGTCGGCTCCGTTCATGAAGCCGCGCCCACCGAAGCCAGGTATCCCGGCTGGTCACTTCGCCATCGGTCACTACGCTGGTGTTGTGTCGTACAACATCACCGGATGGCTTGAGAAGAACAAGGATCCGCTGAACGACACTGTCGTCGACCAGTTCAAGAAGGGTAGCAACGCCCTGATGGTTGAGATCTTCGCTGATCACCCAGGCCAGTCGGCTGATCCGGCCGCTGCCAAGGGAGGTCGTGGCAAGAAGGGCGCTGGTTTCGCCACTGTCTCGTCCTCGTACAAGGAACAGCTGAACAACCTGATGACGACGCTGAAGTCTACTCAGCCTCACTTCGTCCGTTGTATCATTCCCAACGAAATGAAGACGGCCGGTGTCGTTGATGCTCACTTGGTCATGCACCAGCTGACTTGTAACGGTGTACTTGAAGGTATCCGTATTTGCCGTAAGGGCTTCCCTAACCGCATGATGTACCCTGACTTCAAGCTGCG GTACATGATCCTTAATCCTAAGGGAGTCGAGGCCGAGAAAGACTTGAAGAAAACTGCCCAAGTCATCATGGATGCGGCCGGTCTCGACAGTGAATTGTATCGTCTCGGAAACACAAAG GTCTTCTTCCGTGCCGGTGTCCTGGGTCAGATGGAGGAGTTCCGTGATGAACGTCTCAGCAAGATCATGTCCTGGATGCAGGCCTGGTGCCGTGGTTACCTGTCGCGTAAGGAGTTCAAGAAGATGCAGGAACAGCGCGTCTCCCTGGAGATCGTCCAGCGCAATCTGCGCAAGTACCTGAAGCTGCGTACCTGGGCCTGGTGGAAGTTGTGGCAGAAGGTCAAGCCTCTGCTTAACGTTTCCCGTGTTGAGGACCAGATTGCT AAACTAGAAGAGAAGGCCCAGAAGGCTCAGGAAGCCTATGAGAAGGAAGAGAAGATGCGCAAGGAGCTGGAAGCTCTCAACAGCAAGCTGTTGGCTGAGAAGACCGCTCTGTTGGATTCGCTGTCCGGTGAAAAGGGAGCCCTCCAGGAATACCAGGAGAAGGCCGCCAAGTTGACCGCCCAGAAGAACGACCTGGAGAACCAGCTGCGC GACACCCAGGAGCGCCTGGCCCAGGAAGAGGATGCCCGCAACCAGCTCTTCCAGACCAAGAAGAAGTTGGAGCAGGAAATTGCCAGCCAGAAGAAGGACGCCGAGGACCTGGAACTGCAGATCCAGAAGATTGAGCAGGACAAGGCCTCCAAGGATCACCAGATCCGCAACTTGAACGATGAGATTGCCCACCAGGATGAGCTCATCAACAAGCTGAACAAGGAGAAGAAGATGCAGGGTGAGGTCAACCAGAAGACCGCCGAGGAACTGCAGGCCGCCGAAGACAAGGTGAACCACCTGAACAAGGTGAAGGCCAAGCTGGAGCAGACTCTGGATGAGCTGGAGGACTCGCTCGAGCGTGAGAAGAAGCTCCGCGGTGATGTTGAGAAGGCTAAGCGCAAGGTTGAGGGTGACCTGAAGCTGACCCAGGAGGCTGTTGCCGATCTGGAGCGCAACAAGAAGGAGCTGGAGCAGACCGTCCTGCGCAAGGACAAGGAAATCTCCGCTCTGTCCGCCAAGCTGGAAGACGAACAGTCGCTGGTTGGCAAGCTGCAGAAGCAGATCAAGGAACTGCAGGCTCGCATTGAGGAGCTTGAGGAGGAAGTCGAGGCCGAGCGTCAGGCCCGCGCCAAGGCTGAGAAGCAGCGTGCTGATCTGGCTCGCGAGCTTGAGGAACTGGGCGAGCGTCTGGAGGAGGCTGGCGGTGCCACCTCGGCCCAGATTGAGCTGAACAAGAAGCGTGAGGCTGAGCTGGCTAAGCTGCGTCGCGATCTGGAGGAAGCCAACATCCAGCATGAGGGCACTCTGGCTAACCTGCGCAAGAAGCACAACGATGCCGTTGCTGAGATGGCCGAGCAGGTCGATCAGCTGAACAAACTGAAGACCAA GGCTGAACACGACCGCGCTAACATGTACAATGAGCTGAACAACACCCGTACTGCCTGCGACCAGCTGTCCCGCGAAAAG GCCGCCCAGGAGAAGATCGCCAAGCAGCTGCAGCACACTCTGAACGAAGTACAAAGCAAGTTGGACGAAACCAACCGCACTCTGAACGATTTCGATGCCTCCAAGAAGAAGCTGTCGATCGAGAACTCCGATCTGCTGCGCCAGCTGGAGGATGCCGAGTCGCAGGTGTCGCAGCTGAGCAAGATCAAGATCTCGCTCACTCAGCAGCTCGAGGATACCAAGCGTCTTGCCGACGAGGAGGCTCGCGAACGCGCCACTCTGCTGGGCAAGTTCCGCAACCTGGAACACGACCTGGACAATCTGCGCGAGCAGGTTGAGGAGGAGGCTGAGGGCAAGGGAGACATCCAGCGCCAGCTCAGCAAGGCCAACGCTGAGGCTCAGCTGTGGCGCAGCAAGTACGAGTCCGAGGGTGTTGCCCGCGCCGAGGAGCTTGAGGAAGCTAAGCGTAAGCTGCAGGCCCGCCTTGCCGAGGCTGAGGAGACCATTGAGTCGCTGAACCAGAAGTGCGTTGCCCTGGAGAAGACCAAGCAGCGCCTGGCCACCGAGGTCGAGGATCTGCAGCTCGAGGTTGACCGTGCCTCGTCGATTGCCAATGCTGCCGAGAAGAAGCAGAAGGCCTTCGACAAGATCATTGGAGAATGGAAGCTGAAGGTCGACGATCTGGCCGCCGAGCTGGATGCCTCGCAGAAGGAGTGCCGCAACTACTCGACCGAGCTGTTCCGTCTGAAGGGTGCCTACGAAGAGGGCCAGGAGCAGCTTGAAGCTGTTCGCCGTGAGAACAAGAACCTGGCCGATGAGGTCAAGGATCTGCTGGACCAGATCGGTGAGGGTGGCCGCAACATCCATGAGATTGAGAAGTCTCGCAAGCGTCTGGAAGCCGAAAAGGACGAACTCCAGGCCGCTCTGGAGGAGGCTGAAGCCGCCCTGGAGCAGGAGGAGAACAAGGTTCTGCGTGCTCAGCTTGAACTGTCTCAGGTCCGTCAAGAAATTGACCGCCGCATCCAGGAGAAGGAAGAAGAGTTCGAGAACACCCGCAAGAACCACCAGCGCGCCCTGGACTCGATGCAGGCTTCCCTGGAGGCTGAAGCCAAGGGCAAGGCCGAGGCTCTGCGCATGAAGAAGAAGCTGGAAGCCGACATCAACGAGCTGGAAATTGCTCTGGATCACGCCAACAAG GCTAACGCTGAGGCCCAGAAGAACATCAAGCGctaccagcagcagctgaaGGATGTCCAGAGTGCCCTGGAAGAGGAACAGCGCGCCCGCGACGATGCCCGCGAACAGCTGGGTATCTCGGAACGCCGTGCCAACGCCCTCCAGAACGAACTGGAAGAATCGCGTACCCTGCTGGAACAGGCCGACCGTGGTCGCCGCCAGGCCGAGCAGGAGCTCAGCGATGCTCACGAACAGCTGAACGAAGTGTCCGCCCAGAACGCTTCGATCGCCGCCGCCAAGAGGAAGCTCGAGTCTGAGCTGCAGACTCTGCACTCGGATCTGGATGAGCTGCTGAACGAGGCCAAGAACTCCGAGGAGAAGGCCAAGAAGGCAATGGTTGATGCCGCCCGCCTGGCTGATGAGCTGCGCGCCGAGCAGGACCATGCCCAGACCCAGGAGAAGCTGCGCAAGGCACTTGAGCAGCAGATCAAGGAACTGCAGGTCCGCCTGGACGAAGCCGAATCGAACGCCCTGAAGGGAGGCAAGAAGGCCATCCAGAAGCTGGAACAGCGCGTCCGCGAGCTCGAGTCGGAGCTGGACAGCGAACAGAGACGACATGCCGATGCCCAGAAGAACCTGCGCAAGTCGGAGCGTCGCATCAAGGAGCTGACCTTCCAGTCGGAGGAAGACCGCAAGAACCACGAGCGCATGCAGGATCTGGTTGACAAGCTGCAGCAGAAGATCAAGACTTACAAGAGGCAGATTGAGGAAGCCGAGGAGATCGCCGCCCTCAACTTGGCCAAGTTCCGCAAGGCCCAGCAGGAGCTGGAGGAGGCCGAGGAGCGCGCCGACATTGCCGAACAAGCTGCCACCAAATTCCGTACCAAGGGAGGACGTGCCGGTTCCGTACAGCGTGGTGCTAGCCCAGCA CCCCAGAGACAGCCGTCTGCCATGCCTGTTCTTGCAGGACTGAACCTTCCCACATTCGACGATCACGGTTTCTAA